TTTGGAAATGCTCCGCAGTCTCTGTGACCGCGGTATCGAATCCCCTAGCCAGTCGCCCTCCGTGGAATAGCTGGCAGGTAGGTTGaggtatataaatacataGGCACCTACACGCACACAACGACACAGCCATGGTATTACATGTACGTTGAACGCGGGGTTGGATGGATGCTGCGCGCGTTTCCCCCGGACGGCGGCTGGTTTCCAGGCGTCCTGCGCCCGCGGGTTTGTTCGTTGGCCGTTTTGCTCGTGCAGAACGTACACCAGCACCAGAGCATCAGCATCAGGAGCCGGGAGGAGGGCGACGTCGAACCCGTAACTGGGGCACCGTGACCGACTAACAATCAGTCAGTTCCAGTCCGCCTTTGCGAGCTAGTcgacgaaattttcaaagggATAACAAGAAAACTTGTATTTTCCGCGCGTTTTCCGCGTTCTCGGATCATCGTCGTCACACAGAGAGCTGAAGGAAAGAAGTGTTACGGTGTAATACGTACCGCCTTAGTAACGTCAGGAATACAAGAGtctttttacgaaaatttgacACACCGACAAAGTACACGGTCAATAAAACGCACAACGCAACGACGGTGCATGAATCGGAAGGAACGAGTTTGGGTCGAGTGACAAAGTCGAGAGGAATAAGAAGAGGCGGAAGAAGTGTTCGTAACGCGTAGGTGATATCGAGGGTCCTTTAAGTCACCGCAGTCCACGCGAGGCTCGTTAAAGGAGCATGGAGGCGGCCCAGGATGTCGGTGGTGCAACCGTTCGAAGTGTCGTCGAATTGAACGTGGGCGGCGTGTTTTACACTACGTCGTTATCGACCTTGACGGGTGAGGGAGATTCTAACCTGGCCGGTATGTTCGGTGAGAAATCGTCGGTCGAGCGAGACGCGAAGGGGAAGTACTTTCTGGATCGGGACGGAGTGCTTTTCCGTTACGTTCTCGACTTCCTGCGGAACAAGGCTCTCGTATTGCCCGAGGGTTTCAGGGAGCGGGAACGACTTCGACAGGAGGCCAAGTTCTTCGGACTTCCGGGACTCGAGAAGGCGGTCATAGAGCACGCGGAATCACCGGCGATCGGCAAACGGCCACCTGGTTACATAACCGTTGGGTATCGTGGAAGCTTCGCCTTTGGTCGGGACGGACTGGCCGATGTCAAGTTCCGCAAGCTCTCCAGGATCCTCGTCTGCGGACGAGTCGCTCTTTGCCGCGACGTCTTCGGCGAGACTCTTAACGA
This region of Neodiprion virginianus isolate iyNeoVirg1 chromosome 7, iyNeoVirg1.1, whole genome shotgun sequence genomic DNA includes:
- the LOC124308451 gene encoding BTB/POZ domain-containing protein KCTD12, translating into MEAAQDVGGATVRSVVELNVGGVFYTTSLSTLTGEGDSNLAGMFGEKSSVERDAKGKYFLDRDGVLFRYVLDFLRNKALVLPEGFRERERLRQEAKFFGLPGLEKAVIEHAESPAIGKRPPGYITVGYRGSFAFGRDGLADVKFRKLSRILVCGRVALCRDVFGETLNESRDPDHGMSDRYTSRFFLKHNFIEQAFDMLQEQGFRLAGSCGSGTAGGSTEQLKPGVDAEENRWNHYNEFVFVRE